A single genomic interval of Microbulbifer variabilis harbors:
- a CDS encoding AraC family transcriptional regulator: MGSLIRASVLTGYSELASELGGDARTFLTKFSLPEDIVISDSRLLSHLDVARLLELTAERLECADFALRLAVRQGVDRLGGIAVIACNSTSAREAILAVARFMSLHSPAIHLRIESVPGGTLERVVFDQLDPALSCFHQIHEQTLGNALVMLQMLMGANVAPQRVLLPHAALTDPADYFEYFSCPVEFLSGYCAMEYPAQQLDTPLACADPVTKRLAINYLEQQSVSSDASLSTQVRDLMRQLLPTGQYQVGVVAAHLSLHPRTLQRRLAGEGLRFDALLDLVRREMAAEYLANTGLALGQITGLLGYAEQSTFQRACRRWFSDTPRNYRRRLAPADQ, from the coding sequence ATGGGTAGTTTGATACGAGCCAGTGTGCTTACGGGGTATAGCGAACTGGCATCGGAGCTTGGAGGAGATGCCCGCACATTTCTTACGAAATTCAGTCTTCCTGAGGATATTGTCATATCGGATAGCCGCTTGCTGTCACACTTGGATGTAGCGCGCTTGCTGGAGCTAACCGCCGAGCGGTTAGAGTGCGCTGACTTTGCCCTTCGTCTGGCAGTAAGACAGGGGGTCGATCGATTGGGGGGGATTGCGGTGATAGCCTGCAACTCCACGTCGGCCAGAGAGGCGATTCTGGCGGTGGCTAGGTTTATGTCATTGCACAGCCCCGCTATTCACTTGCGGATTGAATCGGTCCCTGGTGGTACTTTAGAGCGCGTGGTATTCGATCAACTCGATCCGGCTTTATCGTGCTTTCACCAGATCCATGAGCAAACCTTGGGGAATGCGCTGGTGATGTTGCAAATGCTGATGGGCGCGAATGTGGCACCGCAGCGAGTCCTGTTGCCACATGCCGCTCTGACCGATCCCGCCGATTACTTTGAATACTTTTCCTGCCCGGTGGAATTCCTTTCCGGTTACTGCGCCATGGAGTACCCGGCACAGCAGCTGGATACTCCGCTCGCTTGTGCCGATCCGGTTACCAAACGGTTGGCCATCAATTATTTAGAGCAGCAGTCTGTTTCTTCTGATGCCTCTCTGAGTACACAGGTTAGGGACTTGATGCGGCAATTGCTGCCTACTGGCCAGTATCAGGTGGGGGTGGTCGCGGCCCACTTAAGCCTGCACCCACGTACTCTGCAGAGACGTCTGGCAGGTGAGGGTTTGCGCTTTGATGCCTTGTTGGACCTGGTGCGTAGGGAGATGGCTGCGGAGTACTTGGCAAATACCGGGCTGGCTCTGGGACAGATTACCGGGCTGCTGGGATATGCGGAGCAGAGCACTTTTCAGCGCGCTTGTCGGCGGTGGTTTTCGGATACGCCGCGTAACTACCGTCGCCGGCTGGCCCCTGCCGATCAATAG